The following proteins are co-located in the Pseudomonas fluorescens genome:
- a CDS encoding sigma-54 dependent transcriptional regulator produces the protein MVVTPVQRRLLVVDPCDDCHGLLPGLRAAGWEVDSCALSAVGDRSCDVGLLRLQPFHLERPEAVKELISRSGTEWIAVLSQDVLRLQNVGDFVCEWFFDFHTLPFDVARVQVTLGRAFGMARLRGKGHTLIDAQEHELLGDSRPIRELRKLLAKLAPTESPVLIRGESGTGKELVAKTLHRQSQRHAKPFVAINCGAIPEHLIQSELFGHEKGAFTGAHQRKVGRIEAAHGGTLFLDEIGDLPMELQANLLRFLQEKQIERVGGSQPIAVDVRVLAATHVDLEAAVAKGSFREDLYYRLNVLQVVTAPLRERHGDVAMLANHFSRFYSQETGRRPRSFSEEALVAMGQHPWPGNVRELANRVRRGLVLAEGRQIEAVDLGLQDEPAIVPPMATLEDYKHRAERQALCDVLNRHSDNLSIAARMLGVSRPTFYRLLHKHQIR, from the coding sequence ATGGTTGTTACACCTGTTCAGCGACGCCTTTTGGTGGTTGACCCCTGCGATGACTGTCACGGCCTGTTGCCTGGCCTGCGCGCCGCCGGGTGGGAGGTGGACAGCTGCGCCCTGAGCGCCGTGGGTGATCGGTCGTGTGATGTGGGGCTGTTGCGTTTACAGCCCTTTCACCTGGAGCGTCCCGAAGCGGTCAAGGAACTGATCAGCCGCAGTGGCACCGAATGGATCGCCGTGCTCAGTCAGGATGTTTTGCGCCTGCAAAATGTCGGTGATTTTGTCTGTGAGTGGTTTTTTGACTTCCACACCTTGCCGTTTGATGTCGCGCGCGTGCAGGTCACCCTCGGGCGTGCGTTCGGTATGGCGCGCCTGCGGGGCAAAGGCCACACGCTGATTGATGCGCAGGAACATGAGTTGCTGGGTGACAGCCGACCGATCCGCGAGTTGCGCAAATTACTGGCCAAACTCGCGCCAACGGAGTCTCCCGTGTTGATTCGGGGCGAAAGCGGCACCGGCAAAGAGTTGGTGGCCAAGACGCTGCATCGTCAATCCCAGCGCCATGCCAAGCCGTTTGTCGCAATCAACTGCGGCGCGATTCCCGAGCACCTCATCCAGTCCGAACTGTTCGGCCATGAAAAAGGCGCGTTCACCGGTGCTCATCAGCGTAAGGTCGGGCGGATCGAGGCGGCCCACGGTGGCACCTTGTTTCTCGATGAAATTGGCGATTTGCCGATGGAATTGCAAGCCAATCTGTTGCGTTTTCTCCAGGAAAAACAGATCGAACGCGTTGGCGGCAGCCAGCCCATTGCAGTGGATGTGCGGGTGTTGGCAGCCACCCACGTTGATCTGGAAGCCGCGGTTGCAAAGGGCTCGTTTCGAGAAGACTTGTATTACCGGCTCAATGTCCTGCAGGTGGTGACTGCGCCCCTGCGTGAGCGACATGGCGACGTGGCCATGCTGGCCAATCACTTCTCGCGCTTCTACAGTCAGGAAACCGGGCGTCGGCCACGCAGTTTCAGCGAGGAGGCCCTCGTTGCAATGGGGCAACACCCGTGGCCGGGGAATGTGCGCGAGTTGGCCAACCGCGTGCGCCGTGGCCTGGTACTGGCAGAAGGGCGCCAGATCGAAGCCGTTGATCTGGGACTCCAAGACGAACCAGCAATCGTGCCGCCGATGGCTACACTGGAAGATTATAAGCACCGCGCCGAACGTCAGGCGTTGTGTGATGTGCTCAACCGGCACAGCGATAACCTGAGCATCGCGGCCCGCATGCTGGGCGTGTCCCGGCCGACGTTCTACCGGTTGCTGCACAAACACCAGATCCGCTAG
- the zapE gene encoding cell division protein ZapE, protein MTFESPLTAYQHAIAQQGFVPDDAQRRAVQALQTCHEALHEGRSPIPGVYLWGPVGRGKTWLMDQFYQSLRVPARRQHFHHFMGWVHQRLFQLSGIHDPLQSLARELSREVRVLCFDELFVNDIGDAIILGRLFQVMFEEGVVMVCTSNQPPDQLYAGGFNRERFLPGIEAIMQHMQVVAVDGGEDHRLHPGVGLQRYWVDQPHALATVFTQLTEGQALGSGPISVGFRSIVTVQYSDTVLWCRYVELCEQPLAAMDFMLLCDRFKAILLGDVPNLSAQKRPGRIARGTEDAAQRVVAGDRELPELSVHDDSVRRFIALVDECYDRKVPLFIEARVPLERLYTEGYLEFPFRRTLSRLQEMQLQRFGASGNA, encoded by the coding sequence ATGACTTTTGAATCGCCGCTCACGGCCTACCAACACGCCATCGCCCAGCAGGGGTTTGTGCCTGACGACGCTCAGCGCCGTGCGGTGCAAGCCTTGCAAACCTGCCATGAAGCCTTGCACGAAGGGCGCTCGCCGATTCCCGGGGTTTACCTCTGGGGGCCGGTCGGTCGGGGTAAAACCTGGTTGATGGACCAGTTCTATCAAAGCCTGCGAGTGCCTGCGCGGCGCCAGCATTTTCATCATTTCATGGGGTGGGTGCATCAGCGTCTGTTCCAGCTCAGCGGCATCCACGACCCCTTGCAGTCCTTGGCGCGGGAGCTCAGCCGGGAAGTGCGTGTGCTGTGTTTCGACGAGTTGTTCGTCAATGACATCGGTGACGCGATCATTCTCGGCCGCCTGTTCCAGGTGATGTTCGAAGAAGGAGTGGTGATGGTCTGCACCTCGAATCAGCCTCCCGACCAGCTGTACGCCGGTGGTTTCAATCGCGAGCGTTTCCTGCCGGGTATCGAGGCGATCATGCAGCACATGCAGGTGGTGGCGGTAGACGGCGGTGAAGACCACCGTTTGCACCCCGGTGTGGGGCTGCAGCGCTATTGGGTGGACCAGCCGCACGCGCTCGCCACGGTGTTCACACAATTGACCGAAGGGCAGGCGCTGGGCAGCGGGCCGATCAGTGTTGGTTTCCGCTCGATTGTGACGGTGCAGTACAGCGACACGGTGCTCTGGTGTCGCTACGTGGAGCTGTGCGAGCAACCGCTGGCCGCGATGGACTTCATGTTGCTGTGCGATCGCTTCAAGGCGATCCTGCTCGGTGACGTCCCCAACCTGAGCGCACAAAAACGCCCGGGCCGGATTGCCCGTGGCACTGAGGATGCTGCGCAGCGCGTGGTGGCCGGTGATCGCGAGTTGCCTGAGCTGTCGGTGCACGATGACAGTGTGCGGCGCTTTATCGCCCTGGTCGACGAATGCTACGACCGTAAGGTGCCGTTGTTCATTGAGGCCCGCGTACCGCTGGAGCGTCTCTACACCGAAGGCTACCTGGAGTTTCCGTTCCGCCGCACCCTCAGCCGCTTGCAGGAGATGCAGTTGCAGCGCTTTGGTGCATCGGGCAACGCCTAA
- a CDS encoding TonB-dependent siderophore receptor, translating into MLAPFTRSMTFTVGLFSVVLSPELLAETDPEHTVLELGSTRVTAEGLGATTEHTQAYTTGSMSTATRLNLSIKETPQSISVITRQQLDDFNLNTLTDALRQTTGVTVQHLDSDRAGYSSRGYSINNFQVDGMLSTFGRMKSDADTIIYDRIEVVRGATGLTTGAGDPSATVNMIRKRPTADWQARTGVSAASHDNYYSYVDVGGPLAFDGRLRGRTVLAYRDSQSYRDNYALQREVGYGILEGDLTDDTVISAGFDYQNKHVQGTSWGTLPYWNSDGSKARLSRSANMATDWSSWPLKDKTTFASIDHKLSPDWRLKAAYTHRQSDTDGKVYYGGAGFPNPDGSGMSAWTNQMVGTSKMDVVDFNLAGAYSLFGREHELMVGYGESEQRDTSPFQRYTTPAGYEHINQWQHMGGIVKFPDRTTGLKGEHSRKKQKAGYLATRLSLTDRLHAVLGSRYGSWESETVSPDYNSNNQLINASKTSQTHNDMWTPYAGVLYDLTPEYTVYASYTDIFNPQDERDASKKYLEPVVGSNYEIGLKGSLLNERLNLASAYFWSTQDNVAELDNSAPPDPITREQFYKSGGKGNKVQGFEVEVSGEVMPDWNLTAGYTYTHSRNGEKQRANRNQPLNLLKVSTAYRLPGQWRGLTVGGAVNWQSDAYDVARRPTGARDDNGDLMTESAKITQQAYTVVNLMSRYQFDEHVSASINVNNLFDKKYYERVGFYNGVYWGEPRSLTLALDWRL; encoded by the coding sequence ATGCTTGCACCTTTTACCCGCTCCATGACCTTCACCGTTGGCCTGTTCAGCGTGGTGCTGAGCCCGGAACTGCTGGCCGAAACCGACCCCGAACACACCGTGCTGGAGCTGGGCAGCACCCGCGTCACCGCCGAAGGCCTGGGTGCCACTACCGAGCACACCCAGGCCTACACCACCGGCTCGATGAGCACTGCCACTCGCCTGAACCTGTCCATCAAGGAAACCCCGCAATCCATCTCGGTGATCACCCGCCAGCAGCTGGATGACTTCAACCTCAATACGCTGACCGACGCCCTGCGCCAGACCACAGGGGTAACGGTGCAGCACCTGGACTCGGATCGGGCGGGTTACTCATCCCGTGGCTATTCGATCAACAACTTCCAGGTTGACGGCATGCTCAGCACCTTCGGGCGGATGAAGTCAGATGCCGACACCATCATTTACGACCGCATCGAGGTCGTACGCGGCGCCACAGGCCTGACCACCGGCGCGGGCGACCCTTCGGCCACGGTCAACATGATCCGCAAACGGCCTACTGCCGACTGGCAAGCCCGGACCGGCGTCAGCGCTGCCAGCCATGACAACTACTACAGCTACGTCGATGTGGGCGGCCCCCTGGCGTTCGATGGACGCCTGCGCGGGCGCACCGTACTGGCTTACCGTGACAGCCAGTCCTATCGCGATAACTACGCGCTGCAACGGGAAGTGGGCTACGGCATTCTCGAAGGCGACCTGACGGACGACACCGTGATTTCCGCAGGTTTCGACTATCAGAACAAACATGTGCAAGGCACCTCCTGGGGCACCCTGCCCTATTGGAACAGCGACGGCAGCAAGGCGCGGCTCTCGCGCTCGGCAAACATGGCCACCGACTGGAGCTCCTGGCCGCTGAAAGACAAGACCACCTTCGCCTCCATCGACCACAAACTGTCCCCCGACTGGCGCCTGAAAGCCGCCTACACCCATCGACAGAGCGACACTGATGGCAAGGTGTATTACGGCGGTGCCGGCTTCCCCAATCCGGATGGCAGCGGCATGAGTGCCTGGACCAACCAGATGGTCGGCACGTCGAAAATGGACGTGGTGGATTTCAATCTCGCTGGCGCTTATTCATTGTTTGGACGCGAACATGAGCTGATGGTCGGGTACGGCGAGTCCGAACAGCGCGACACTTCGCCATTCCAGCGCTACACAACGCCTGCGGGCTACGAACACATCAACCAGTGGCAACACATGGGCGGCATCGTTAAATTCCCCGACCGCACCACCGGCCTGAAGGGCGAGCACAGCCGTAAAAAACAGAAGGCGGGCTACCTCGCCACCCGCCTGAGCCTCACCGACCGACTGCACGCCGTGCTGGGAAGCCGCTATGGCAGCTGGGAAAGCGAAACGGTCTCGCCTGACTACAACAGCAATAATCAGCTGATCAACGCCAGTAAAACCAGCCAGACCCACAACGACATGTGGACGCCGTATGCCGGCGTGCTCTACGACCTAACACCCGAATACACCGTGTATGCCAGCTACACCGATATTTTCAACCCACAGGACGAACGCGACGCCAGCAAGAAGTACCTGGAGCCGGTGGTGGGCAGCAACTATGAGATCGGCCTCAAGGGCAGCCTGCTCAACGAGCGTCTCAACCTGGCCAGCGCTTATTTCTGGAGCACTCAGGATAACGTCGCCGAGCTCGATAACAGTGCACCGCCGGATCCAATCACACGCGAGCAATTCTACAAATCAGGCGGTAAAGGCAATAAGGTGCAAGGCTTTGAGGTGGAGGTATCGGGCGAAGTCATGCCGGACTGGAACCTTACCGCAGGCTACACCTATACCCACTCGCGCAATGGCGAGAAGCAGCGCGCCAACCGCAACCAGCCACTCAATCTGTTGAAGGTCTCGACGGCCTATCGCCTGCCGGGACAATGGCGTGGCTTGACGGTGGGTGGCGCGGTGAACTGGCAAAGCGATGCCTACGACGTTGCCCGGCGCCCGACAGGTGCGCGAGACGATAACGGCGACCTGATGACCGAAAGCGCCAAAATCACGCAACAGGCCTACACCGTCGTCAACCTGATGTCGCGCTACCAGTTCGACGAACATGTTTCGGCCTCAATCAACGTCAATAATCTATTTGATAAAAAATATTACGAACGCGTCGGCTTTTATAACGGCGTGTATTGGGGAGAACCGCGCTCCCTCACGCTGGCGCTGGACTGGCGGCTATAA
- a CDS encoding GNAT family N-acetyltransferase, protein MDTPDILVLQASYTNPVHAEAIGLVLNHYAEDPMGGGHTLPADLLQQLPAELAKRPHAFSVLAFVGGEPAGLVNCFEGFSTFACRPLINVHDVVVMNQFRGLGLSQKMLQKVEEIARQRGCCKITLEVLEGNDVAQAAYRKFGFDDSIFDPAHGRMLFWSKPL, encoded by the coding sequence ATGGACACCCCAGACATCCTGGTACTGCAAGCCAGTTACACCAACCCCGTGCACGCCGAGGCCATCGGCCTGGTGCTCAACCATTATGCTGAAGACCCCATGGGTGGCGGCCATACGTTGCCTGCTGACCTGTTGCAGCAACTGCCGGCCGAACTCGCCAAGCGCCCCCACGCGTTCAGCGTACTGGCGTTTGTCGGTGGTGAACCGGCGGGGCTGGTCAATTGTTTTGAAGGGTTCTCGACGTTCGCCTGCCGTCCATTGATCAACGTGCACGACGTGGTGGTGATGAATCAGTTTCGTGGCCTGGGCTTGAGCCAGAAGATGTTGCAAAAGGTCGAAGAGATCGCGCGTCAGCGAGGTTGCTGCAAGATCACCCTGGAAGTGCTTGAAGGCAATGATGTAGCGCAAGCGGCATACCGCAAGTTCGGTTTTGATGATTCGATTTTTGATCCCGCCCATGGGCGTATGCTGTTCTGGAGTAAGCCGCTTTAA
- a CDS encoding Cof-type HAD-IIB family hydrolase, with amino-acid sequence MSDAAIHPIRFILSDVDGTLLHPDHSLSQRTADAIRALRDAGVFFSLASGRPPKAMRHLIETFGIDVPVAGFNGGTLINPDGSILVAHHLPMEAALVTLALFSAEPDVEVWVFADGDWLRRDRSGPMEQREANGLGYGPVVVESFEPYLDRVDKIVAASNNTQLLVTLEAQLQPKVHGLAQVSRSQPVYLDVTAMLANKGEALKTLAAHLGVPMEQTAAIGDGGNDPAMFQVAGLSIAMGQAEEAVKRQANVVTGSNIDNGAAEAIERFILAAQ; translated from the coding sequence ATGAGTGACGCAGCGATTCATCCCATCCGTTTTATCCTCAGCGATGTGGACGGCACGTTGTTGCATCCGGACCACAGCCTGAGCCAGCGCACGGCAGATGCCATTCGCGCCTTGCGCGACGCCGGGGTGTTTTTCAGCCTGGCCAGTGGGCGGCCACCCAAGGCCATGCGGCACCTGATCGAAACCTTCGGCATTGATGTTCCGGTCGCCGGCTTTAATGGCGGCACGCTGATCAACCCGGATGGCAGCATCCTGGTTGCTCATCATCTGCCGATGGAGGCGGCGCTGGTGACCCTGGCGCTGTTTTCAGCAGAGCCGGACGTAGAGGTTTGGGTGTTTGCCGACGGTGATTGGCTGCGCCGTGACCGATCCGGGCCGATGGAGCAGCGTGAAGCCAATGGCCTCGGTTATGGGCCAGTGGTGGTGGAGAGTTTTGAGCCGTACCTGGATCGGGTCGACAAGATCGTCGCTGCCAGCAATAACACGCAGTTGCTGGTGACGCTCGAAGCTCAGTTGCAGCCCAAGGTGCACGGCTTGGCTCAGGTGTCACGCTCGCAGCCGGTGTACCTGGACGTAACCGCCATGCTGGCCAACAAGGGCGAGGCCTTGAAGACCCTGGCGGCGCACCTTGGCGTGCCCATGGAGCAGACGGCGGCCATCGGCGACGGTGGCAATGACCCGGCAATGTTTCAGGTTGCCGGCTTGTCGATTGCCATGGGGCAGGCGGAAGAGGCGGTCAAGCGCCAGGCCAATGTAGTGACCGGCAGTAATATCGACAACGGTGCCGCAGAAGCGATCGAACGGTTTATTCTCGCGGCACAGTAA
- a CDS encoding DUF6026 family protein produces the protein MSTAQTTRPPQTLYVSVRRDELRQLKDERDQLQQEVLRLRSHLQAQLDQTSAARSALC, from the coding sequence ATGAGCACAGCACAGACGACCCGCCCGCCACAGACCCTTTACGTCAGCGTCCGTCGCGATGAATTGCGCCAATTGAAAGATGAGCGCGATCAACTGCAGCAGGAAGTCCTGCGCCTGCGCTCACACCTGCAAGCCCAGCTGGATCAGACGTCAGCCGCCCGATCAGCCCTTTGCTGA
- a CDS encoding phosphoethanolamine transferase CptA: protein MAMFKRSTTSAKGFDWAGLGWLFLFFWYFSGITQLLIQLTGTSGFSGFRQAFFLSAFWLAPMLLFPRRTRLLAALIGIVLWACSMASLGYFFIYQQEFSQSVIFIMFESNISEAGEYATQYFAWWIVLAFLAHTAMAVFLWTRLRPVYLPRGQAMLAATAIVLAVVGYPLVKQIATNPTMELAIDGFESRVEPAVPWQMIVAYRRYTEQLNNMQGMLTSASKIPPLKNLKDTMAGQPATLVLVIGESTNRQRMSLYGYPRNTTPELDKLRDQLAVFNNVITPRPYTIEALQQVLTFADEENPDLYLKTPSIVSVMKQAGYKTYWITNQQTMTKRNTMLTTFSEQADEQVYLNNNRNQNARQYDGDVLAPFAKAMADPAERKFIVVHLLGTHMSYQYRYPPTFEKFTDRQGVPAGISDAQLPIYNSYDNAVLYNDFVVSSLIKDYAKTDPNGFLLYLSDHGEDVYDSAGHSTLGRNEGKPTAPMYTIPFMAYASPKWRETHDWSFAGDLQRASSSSQLIHTWADLAGLSFDEWDRSKSLVSDSFKPRPLMIGDPYIGQKKGLIDFSLLKPKSTDTTEVVVK from the coding sequence ATGGCGATGTTCAAACGCAGCACCACGTCTGCGAAAGGCTTTGATTGGGCCGGTCTCGGCTGGCTGTTTCTGTTTTTCTGGTATTTCTCGGGAATCACCCAACTCCTGATCCAGCTGACCGGCACCTCCGGTTTCAGCGGTTTTCGTCAAGCCTTCTTCCTGAGTGCGTTCTGGCTCGCGCCGATGCTGCTCTTCCCGCGACGTACGCGCCTGCTTGCCGCCTTGATCGGCATCGTGCTGTGGGCCTGCTCCATGGCCAGCCTGGGTTATTTCTTCATCTACCAGCAGGAATTTTCCCAAAGCGTCATCTTCATCATGTTCGAGTCGAACATTTCTGAAGCGGGTGAATACGCGACCCAATACTTCGCCTGGTGGATTGTGCTGGCGTTTCTCGCCCATACCGCCATGGCGGTTTTCCTGTGGACGCGCCTGCGCCCGGTTTACCTGCCACGAGGCCAAGCGATGCTCGCGGCGACCGCCATCGTGCTGGCGGTGGTCGGTTACCCGCTGGTTAAACAGATTGCGACCAACCCGACCATGGAACTGGCCATCGACGGCTTCGAGTCCCGTGTCGAGCCCGCCGTGCCATGGCAGATGATCGTCGCTTACCGCCGCTACACCGAACAGCTCAACAACATGCAAGGCATGCTGACCAGCGCCAGCAAGATCCCGCCCTTGAAGAACCTCAAGGACACCATGGCCGGGCAGCCGGCTACCCTGGTGCTGGTGATCGGTGAATCCACCAACCGCCAGCGCATGAGCCTTTATGGCTACCCGCGCAACACCACACCGGAGCTGGACAAGCTGCGCGACCAACTGGCGGTGTTCAACAACGTCATCACCCCACGCCCGTACACGATTGAAGCGCTTCAACAAGTGCTGACGTTCGCTGATGAAGAGAACCCGGACCTGTACCTCAAGACGCCGTCGATTGTCAGCGTGATGAAACAGGCCGGCTACAAGACCTACTGGATCACCAACCAGCAGACCATGACCAAGCGCAACACCATGCTTACGACCTTCTCCGAACAGGCCGACGAGCAGGTGTACCTTAATAACAACCGCAACCAGAACGCCCGCCAATACGACGGCGACGTACTCGCGCCGTTCGCCAAGGCCATGGCCGACCCCGCCGAGCGCAAATTCATCGTGGTGCATTTGCTCGGCACCCACATGAGCTACCAGTACCGCTACCCGCCGACCTTTGAGAAATTCACTGATCGCCAGGGCGTACCGGCCGGCATCAGCGACGCCCAGCTGCCGATCTACAACAGCTACGACAACGCGGTGTTGTACAACGACTTCGTGGTGTCGAGCCTGATCAAGGATTACGCCAAGACCGACCCCAACGGCTTCCTGTTGTACCTTTCGGACCATGGCGAAGACGTCTACGACTCGGCGGGCCATAGCACCCTGGGACGTAACGAAGGCAAACCCACCGCGCCGATGTACACCATCCCATTCATGGCCTACGCCTCACCGAAATGGCGCGAAACCCATGACTGGAGCTTCGCCGGCGACTTACAGCGCGCCTCCAGCAGCTCACAGCTGATTCACACCTGGGCTGATTTGGCGGGGTTGAGTTTTGATGAATGGGACCGCAGCAAAAGCCTGGTCAGCGACAGCTTCAAGCCGCGTCCGCTGATGATTGGCGATCCCTACATCGGCCAGAAAAAGGGCCTGATTGATTTCAGCCTGCTCAAGCCGAAGAGCACTGATACCACCGAGGTGGTGGTTAAGTGA
- the zwf gene encoding glucose-6-phosphate dehydrogenase, which produces MTANGKKLKAEPAPPTTLFLFGAHGDLVKRLLMPALYNLSRDGLLGDGLRIVGVDHNAISDADFAKKLEDFIRTEAASKVKGKGENALDPELWAQLAKGISYVEGDFLDDSTYADIANKIADSGTGNAVFYLATAPRFFSEVVQRLGSAGLLEESDEAFRRVVIEKPFGSDLATAEALNACLLKVMSEKQIYRIDHYLGKETVQNILISRFSNVLFEAFWNNHYIDHVQITAAETVGVETRGNFFEKTGTLRDMVPNHLFQLLAMVAMEPPAAFGADAVRGEKAKVVGAIRPWSLEDARANSVRGQYTAGAIAGKQLPGYREEANVAPDSSTETFVALKVMIDNWRWVGVPFYLRTGKRMSIRDTEIVICFKHAPYAQFRDTDVDELKPTYLKIQIQPNEGMWFDLLAKKPGPTLEMANIELGFDYKDFFEMQPSTGYETLIYDCMTGDQTLFQRADNIENGWRAVQPFLDAWKEDNGIQTYKAGEDGPAAADALLARDGRTWHSLG; this is translated from the coding sequence ATGACGGCTAACGGCAAGAAACTCAAGGCCGAACCTGCACCCCCAACCACACTGTTCCTGTTTGGCGCCCATGGCGACCTGGTCAAGCGCCTGCTCATGCCGGCGCTGTACAACCTGAGCCGCGACGGGCTGCTCGGCGACGGCCTGCGCATTGTCGGCGTTGACCACAATGCCATCAGCGACGCGGACTTTGCCAAGAAGCTCGAGGATTTCATTCGCACCGAGGCCGCGAGCAAGGTCAAGGGCAAGGGTGAAAATGCCCTTGACCCCGAACTGTGGGCCCAGTTGGCCAAAGGCATCAGCTACGTCGAGGGTGATTTCCTCGACGACAGCACCTATGCCGACATCGCCAACAAGATCGCCGACAGCGGCACCGGCAACGCGGTGTTTTACCTGGCCACTGCACCGCGCTTCTTCAGTGAAGTGGTGCAGCGCCTGGGCAGCGCCGGTCTGCTCGAGGAAAGCGATGAGGCCTTCCGCCGCGTGGTGATCGAAAAACCGTTCGGCTCCGACCTGGCAACCGCCGAAGCGCTGAACGCCTGCCTGCTCAAGGTGATGAGCGAGAAGCAGATCTATCGCATCGACCATTACCTGGGCAAGGAAACGGTGCAGAACATTTTGATCAGCCGTTTCTCCAACGTGCTGTTCGAAGCGTTCTGGAACAACCATTACATCGACCACGTGCAAATCACCGCGGCGGAAACCGTCGGTGTGGAAACCCGGGGTAATTTCTTCGAAAAAACCGGCACCCTGCGGGACATGGTGCCCAACCATCTGTTCCAGTTGCTGGCGATGGTGGCCATGGAGCCGCCCGCGGCGTTTGGCGCCGATGCAGTGCGCGGTGAAAAGGCCAAGGTCGTCGGCGCTATTCGCCCGTGGTCTTTGGAAGATGCCCGCGCCAACTCGGTACGCGGCCAGTACACCGCTGGCGCAATCGCTGGCAAGCAACTGCCCGGTTACCGCGAAGAAGCCAATGTCGCGCCCGACAGCAGCACCGAGACGTTCGTTGCGCTCAAGGTGATGATCGACAACTGGCGCTGGGTCGGCGTGCCGTTTTACCTGCGAACCGGCAAGCGCATGAGCATTCGCGACACGGAAATCGTGATCTGCTTCAAGCACGCACCGTATGCACAGTTCCGCGATACCGACGTGGATGAGCTCAAGCCCACCTACCTGAAAATCCAGATCCAGCCGAATGAAGGCATGTGGTTCGACCTGTTGGCGAAAAAGCCTGGGCCGACCCTGGAGATGGCTAATATCGAGTTGGGTTTCGACTACAAGGACTTCTTCGAAATGCAGCCATCGACCGGGTATGAAACCCTGATCTATGACTGCATGACCGGTGACCAGACCTTGTTCCAGCGCGCCGACAACATCGAAAATGGCTGGCGTGCGGTGCAGCCGTTCCTTGATGCCTGGAAGGAAGACAATGGTATCCAGACCTACAAGGCCGGTGAAGACGGCCCGGCAGCGGCCGACGCCTTACTGGCCCGAGATGGCCGCACCTGGCATAGCCTCGGATGA
- the gnd gene encoding phosphogluconate dehydrogenase (NAD(+)-dependent, decarboxylating), translated as MQLGIIGLGRMGGNIARRLMLNGHTTVVYDRNEAFVKGLSEEGATGVADLKALVAGLQKPRAVWVMLPAGAPTEDTINQLSELLEDGDVIIDGGNTMYKDDIRRAQALSVKGLHYVDVGTSGGVWGLERGYCMMIGGDAETVQRLDPIFASLAPGLGNIPRTKDRSVSADSRAEQGYIHAGPAGSGHFVKMIHNGIEYGMMQAFAEGFDILKTKNSDNLPEHERFDLNVADIAEVWRRGSVVSSWLLDLTADALATDPKLDGYSGSVADSGEGRWTIEAAMEQAVPVPVLSTSLFARFRSRQQSTYGDKMLSAMRFGFGGHVETSKK; from the coding sequence ATGCAACTGGGGATTATCGGACTAGGCCGCATGGGCGGTAACATTGCGCGGCGCCTGATGCTCAATGGGCATACCACCGTTGTATACGACCGTAACGAAGCATTCGTCAAAGGCTTGAGCGAGGAGGGCGCCACCGGCGTTGCCGACTTGAAGGCGTTGGTCGCCGGGCTGCAAAAGCCACGCGCCGTGTGGGTGATGTTGCCGGCAGGCGCCCCCACCGAAGACACGATTAATCAATTGAGTGAGCTGCTTGAAGACGGTGACGTGATCATCGATGGCGGCAATACCATGTACAAAGATGACATCCGTCGCGCTCAAGCGTTGTCGGTGAAAGGTCTGCATTACGTCGACGTCGGCACCTCCGGTGGCGTCTGGGGGCTGGAGCGCGGCTATTGCATGATGATCGGTGGTGACGCCGAAACCGTGCAGCGTCTCGACCCGATCTTCGCCAGCCTGGCACCGGGCCTGGGCAACATCCCTCGCACCAAAGACCGTTCTGTCTCCGCCGACAGCCGCGCCGAGCAGGGTTACATTCATGCCGGCCCAGCTGGTTCCGGGCACTTTGTGAAGATGATTCACAACGGCATTGAGTACGGGATGATGCAGGCCTTTGCCGAAGGCTTCGACATCCTCAAGACTAAAAACTCCGACAACCTGCCGGAGCACGAGCGCTTCGACCTCAACGTTGCCGATATCGCCGAAGTGTGGCGCCGTGGCAGCGTGGTGTCGTCGTGGCTGTTGGACCTGACCGCTGACGCGCTGGCCACTGACCCGAAACTCGACGGTTACTCCGGCTCCGTGGCCGACAGTGGCGAAGGCCGCTGGACCATCGAAGCGGCGATGGAGCAAGCGGTGCCGGTACCGGTGCTGTCGACCTCGCTGTTCGCACGGTTCCGTTCCCGCCAGCAGAGCACCTACGGTGACAAAATGCTCTCTGCCATGCGCTTCGGCTTTGGCGGCCATGTGGAGACTTCCAAAAAATGA